One segment of Castanea sativa cultivar Marrone di Chiusa Pesio chromosome 3, ASM4071231v1 DNA contains the following:
- the LOC142627812 gene encoding tRNA(adenine(34)) deaminase, chloroplastic: MHNTYIYSLRSKGPLSFSFNDYSYFFNERFDRTPFQISSSSSCCACACACCSCCTFSTHSHRVPTSPTFLYGLRQSTLLQCSASRRLILGSGNRYYNRLPVQHLDRGCYEVSCSLKETSVSNRRRRRRKNERCTCMVSEDSENSDCFDDVEAVLSLLSEQVSDECLGGRVRSGFSFESVEVNKRGSFGGGERKLSSSKRVDVEQGGNFDLRARKVSSSKRVIVDKGGRNRGGERNVTSSSKRVVVDKGGSISGGDRNVTSSRRVEEEKRGSYGNESYRGKEKNVESASQESYSRHNLEPVILESRDEDCCQNEESETFLRSDNRKGRKGGSSCSSYYSVLSSGDYESDMEVQENQGQFVEKLSSGCTDSGKSDKDISEGKMEAEYKRQKDDAEGQGGISEQRNAAVRNGVEWDWRKKSEKKLTEIMVEETQSRKESSQMNAQASSSHESDYGKSCSSHSQIKEEEENSKSAMNLDKGTRKQYGQIGNQVIGVSKSGRKYQELTELREFPASEVETTSSQKRSSVREGNIVIAANLLHETRDEHYKTVGLITGNDKLKKNSHQVTEMSEMQDVNTGRTSDWQRESDTRMKKQEENTTLVLSSAQQMEQPYQTGEWISEQIDSGRKSQSVTEMSEFHDNNIDKASIMQRETRLNNKKKNSDLVSILSPEAKQLCPKIDQKAPQRIQSRKGYEDVSVMSVVHASDIETVTDQRTSERRINQNSNLTSLATPVGETREKYNQTDETVLQIISIKEAQRPTKPLAFHEETSEEASNFQASVNLVSQGQVQQIDVEEADNRSSQAMVMPPPSQLVSRGSLHVEMTGGNETQEASGEASERGSSDHYTRSGGIILALHHEPYGRDGSGECYGDALGSADRLEKSSTHYVGEFVENVRQEVLTSEIKKEKKDSEMKLVSGEKYGQKSSSQFGSGDSQLRERKSRHPSGGSGTKGPSDEIWDVTDSTIQKTPQTEGSEDTTTTGNAIMKRSGRSLWGIIADVIRLRWVSHSESPHSVTRSGRRSLSNKSASSETFFSGREHEENNRENAQKEKRSMPAEVMSSDQQLCSKTSLQSQGEASDTTRSKDKISYLEGDASSSLGTSESGSVSKGISLASGEENVNEDAKGFHGAPSGMEVAGPLIPSPTGGIRRSAIVDEISKTSETAASEYGSMEQVEEPVSVRLIEISDTEGKDGELQQRKLQRNKQVPRDRFDEWEKAYKLESEQRRIDEIFMKEALLEAKKAADSWEVPVGAVLVQHGKIIARGCNLVEELRDSTAHAEMMCIREASNLLRTWRLSGTTLYVTLEPCPMCAGAILQARINTLVWGTPNKLLGADGSWIRLFRDGEEGGSGMELPDKPAAPVHPFHPKMTIRRGVLASECADAMQQFFQLRRRNKEKKEDPPPPPASLPISHHPSKFLTKMHDIFQVFCL; encoded by the exons ATGCACAACACCTATATATATTCACTTAGAAGCAAAGGCcctctttccttttcctttaatGACTACTCCTACTTCTTCAATGAAAGATTTGATAGAACCCCATTTcaaatatcatcatcatcatcttgttgtgcttgtgcttgtgcttgttgTTCTTGCTGTACATTTTCCACTCACAGTCATAGGGTGCCCACAAGCCCTACATTTTTATATGGGTTGAGGCAGTCCACCCTGCTTCAATGCTCAGCTTCTAGAAGGCTGATCTTGGGAAGTGGAAACCGCTACTATAACAGGCTTCCAGTCCAGCATTTGGACCGGGGTTGTTATGAGGTTTCTTGCTCTCTCAAGGAGACTAGTGTGAGTAATAGgcgtagaagaagaagaaaaaatgagagatGTACTTGTATGGTTTCAGAGGATAGTGAAAATTCGGATTGTTTCGATGATGTAGAAGCAGTTTTGAGCTTGTTGAGTGAGCAAGTGAGTGACGAATGTTTAGGTGGTAGAGTGAGAAGTGGGTTTTCTTTTGAGAGTGTGGAAGTGAACAAGAGAGGGAGTTTCGGTggtggagagagaaaattgagttcATCTAAGAGAGTGGATGTTGAGCAGGGAGGGAACTTTGATCTTAGAGCGAGAAAGGTGAGTTCATCTAAGAGAGTGATCGTGGATAAAGGAGGGAGAAATCGTGGTGGAGAGAGAAATGTGACTTCATCTTCTAAGAGAGTGGTGGTGGATAAGGGAGGGAGTATTAGTGGTGGAGATAGAAATGTGACTTCATCTAGGAGAGTGGAGGAGGAGAAGAGAGGGAGCTATGGTAATGAAAGTTAtagagggaaggaaaaaaatgttGAGTCAGCTTCACAAGAGAGTTATTCAAGGCATAACTTAGAGCCAGTCATACTTGAGTCGAGGGACGAGGATTGTTGTCAGAATGAGGAAAGTGAAACGTTTTTAAGGAGTGACAATCGTAAAGGAAGAAAAGGGGGTTCTAGTTGTTCATCTTATTACTCAGTTTTATCTTCTGGGGATTATGAAAGTGATATGGAAGTTCAGGAAAATCAGGGGCAATTTGTGGAAAAGTTGTCAAGTGGGTGTACGGACTCAGGAAAGAGTGATAAGGATATATCTGAGGGGAAAATGGAAGCAGAGTACAAGAGGCAAAAGGATGATGCGGAGGGACAGGGGGGAATCTCAGAACAAAGAAATGCTGCAGTGAGGAATGGTGTTGAGTGGGATTGGAGGAAGAAGTCAGAGAAGAAGCTTACTGAAATAATGGTTGAAGAAACACAGTCTAGGAAAGAATCCTCACAAATGAATGCGCAAGCATCAAGCTCCCATGAAAGTGATTATGGAAAGTCATGTAGTTCCCATAGCCAAATCAAGGAGGAAGAAGAGAATTCAAAATCGGCAATGAATTTGGATAAAGGAACAAGAAAGCAATATGGTCAAATAGGGAATCAAGTCATTGGAGTATCCAAATCTGGAAGAAAATACCAGGAACTTACAGAACTACGTGAGTTCCCTGCCAGTGAAGTTGAGACAACTTCCTCACAAAAAAGATCCAGTGTTAGGGAAGGGAACATAGTGATAGCTGCAAATTTGTTACATGAAACCAGAGATGAACATTACAAAACAGTAGGCCTTATCACTGGAAATGACaagctaaaaaaaaactctcatcaAGTCACTGAAATGTCAGAAATGCAAGATGTAAATACTGGAAGGACTTCTGATTGGCAGAGGGAATCTGATACTAGAATGAAAAAACAGGAAGAAAATACAACTTTGGTATTGAGTTCAGCTCAGCAGATGGAGCAGCCCTACCAAACTGGTGAATGGATCAGTGAACAGATTGACTCAGGAAGAAAATCCCAGAGTGTCACTGAAATGTCAGAATTTCATGACAATAATATTGACAAGGCCTCCATTATGCAGCGGGAAACTAGAttgaacaataagaaaaaaaactcaGACTTGGTTTCCATATTAAGTCCAGAAGCAAAACAGTTATGTCCCAAAATAGATCAAAAAGCTCCTCAGAGAATTCAATCCAGAAAAGGATACGAAGATGTCAGTGTCATGTCAGTGGTTCATGCCAGTGATATAGAAACTGTTACAGATCAAAGAACTTCTGAAAGGAGAATTAATCAAAACAGTAATTTGACCTCACTTGCAACACCAGTTGGGGAAACAAGAGAAAAGTATAATCAAACTGATGAAACGGTCTTGCAAATTATATCAATAAAAGAGGCTCAAAGACCTACTAAACCATTGGCTTTTCATGAAGAAACCTCAGAAGAGGCCTCTAATTTCCAAGCGTCAGTTAATTTGGTTTCCCAGGGTCAAGTACAACAGATTGATGTGGAGGAGGCAGATAATAGAAGTTCACAGGCAATGGTAATGCCTCCACCATCTCAATTGGTATCTAGAGGTTCACTGCATGTTGAGATGACTGGTGGGAATGAAACCCAAGAGGCTTCAGGGGAAGCTTCAGAAAGAGGCTCTAGTGACCATTATACACGTTCTGGAGGCATAATTTTAGCTTTGCACCACGAACCATATGGCAGAGATGGAAGCGGTGAGTGTTATGGGGATGCTCTGGGTTCAGCTGATCGTTTAGAGAAATCATCCACGCATTATGTTGGTGAGTTTGTAGAGAATGTGAGGCAAGAAGTTTTGACTTCAGAAATcaagaaggagaagaaagatTCTGAGATGAAGTTGGTATCTGGCGAGAAGTACGGGCAAAAGAGTTCAAGTCAATTTGGTTCTGGAGACTCTCAGTTGAGAGAGCGTAAGTCAAGGCATCCATCTGGGGGTTCCGGAACAAAGGGTCCTTCTGATGAAATATGGGATGTAACGGACTCAACTATTCAGAAGACCCCCCAGACAGAAGGATCAGAGGACACTACAACAACTGGGAATGCCATTATGAAGAGATCTGGCAGGTCCTTGTGGGGAATCATTGCAGATGTAATTCGACTAAGGTGGGTATCACATTCTGAATCCCCGCATTCTGTCACAAGGTCAGGTAGAAGGAGTTTGTCAAACAAGTCCGCTAGTAGTGAGACATTTTTTTCTGGCCGTGAGCATGAAGAAAATAATCGAGAGAATGCacagaaggaaaaaagaagcaTGCCTGCAGAAGTAATGTCTTCTGATCAGCAACTGTGCAGTAAAACTTCTCTTCAAAGTCAAGGAGAAGCTTCTGACACAACGAGATCAAAGGATAAAATAAGTTATCTTGAAGGAGATGCATCATCTTCTTTAGGTACATCAGAAAGTGGGTCAGTGTCAAAAGGAATTTCCTTAGCTTCTGGAGAGGAAAATGTTAATGAAGATGCAAAGGGTTTTCATGGTGCCCCTTCTGGCATGGAAGTAGCAGGACCATTAATACCATCACCTACTGGGGGCATAAGAAGATCTGCCATTGTAGATGAAATTTCAAAGACCAGTGAAACGGCTGCATCTGAATATGGCTCAATGGAGCAGGTAGAGGAACCTGTTAGTGTGAGATTGATTGAAATCTCAGATACTGAGGGAAAGGATGGGGAATTGCAACAAAGGAAGCTTCAGCGGAACAAGCAAGTCCCAAGAGATAGATTTGATGAATGGGAAAAAGCATATAAACTAGAAAGTGAGCAGCGGAGAATTGATGAAATCTTTATGAAGGAGGCACTGTTGGAAGCCAAGAAGGCTGCTGATTCTTGGGAGGTGCCAGTTGGGGCTGTGCTTGTGCAGCATGGGAAGATTATTGCTCGTGGATGCAACTT AGTAGAAGAGTTACGGGACTCCACTGCCCATGCTGAAATGATGTGCATACGGGAGGCTTCAAACTTGCTTCGGACTTGGAGGCTTTCA GGGACAACACTCTATGTAACACTTGAACCATGTCCCATGTGTGCTGGTGCAATACTCCAAGCAAGAATCAACACTCTCGTATGGGGAACTCCCAATAAACTTCTTGGAGCTGATGGCAGCTGGATTAG GCTTTTTCGGGATGGTGAAGAAGGTGGAAGTGGCATGGAATTGCCAGATAAGCCAGCTGCTCCTGTCCACCCATTCCACCCAAAAATGACAATTCGCCGAGGGGTGTTGGCATCTGAGTGTGCAGATGCAATGCAGCAATTTTTCCAGCTGAGGAGAaggaataaagaaaagaaagaagacccACCTCCTCCACCTGCATCCCTTCCCATATCGCACCATCCATCAAAATTTCTTACAAAGATGCATGATATCTTCCAAGTTTTCTGTTTGTAG